Proteins encoded within one genomic window of Alteribacter populi:
- a CDS encoding YitT family protein, with the protein MKRRRDQQPLNPFSRIVYEFAHVLVGSAIVAISFNIFLLPNRIASGGVSGISTIVEATFGFEPAYTQWAFNIPLFLAGLIFLGGSLVGSLMYGLKTLTGTIFLPAVVFMTRNLEPATADPLLAAIFGGIGVGLGLGIVFRSHSSTGGTDLAAQIVNKYTGMSLGVCVFLMDGLVVITAAIAFGFEFALYALIGLFATGKTIDIVQTGIGYSKMAIIISDYEEEVRQGLLTQVDRGVTKLKGYGGYTNHEKPVLMCVVGRNEVTKLKQIVQTIDPQAFVVVSHASEVLGEGFKND; encoded by the coding sequence ATGAAACGAAGAAGGGATCAACAGCCCTTGAATCCTTTCAGTAGAATTGTTTATGAATTTGCCCATGTCCTCGTGGGTTCAGCGATTGTCGCAATCAGTTTTAATATTTTCTTACTTCCAAACCGAATCGCTTCTGGCGGAGTTTCGGGAATTTCAACCATTGTAGAGGCAACGTTTGGTTTTGAACCAGCCTATACACAATGGGCATTTAATATACCTTTATTTCTAGCTGGACTCATCTTCCTTGGAGGTAGTTTGGTTGGCAGTCTGATGTATGGACTAAAAACGTTAACAGGAACGATTTTCTTACCGGCAGTGGTGTTTATGACACGAAACCTTGAACCTGCTACAGCAGACCCGCTTCTAGCTGCTATTTTCGGTGGAATTGGGGTCGGACTTGGTTTAGGAATTGTCTTTCGGTCGCATTCATCTACAGGAGGGACAGACTTAGCAGCACAAATTGTGAATAAGTATACGGGTATGTCGTTAGGTGTTTGTGTCTTTTTAATGGATGGTCTTGTTGTTATCACGGCCGCAATCGCCTTTGGATTTGAATTTGCCTTGTACGCACTCATCGGTCTTTTTGCGACCGGAAAAACCATTGATATTGTTCAGACGGGTATTGGTTACTCTAAAATGGCGATCATTATTTCTGATTACGAGGAGGAAGTCCGTCAAGGTTTGCTTACTCAAGTTGACAGAGGTGTAACGAAGCTGAAAGGATATGGCGGATACACAAATCATGAAAAACCAGTTCTTATGTGTGTAGTAGGTAGAAATGAGGTCACAAAATTGAAACAAATTGTTCAAACCATTGATCCGCAGGCGTTTGTGGTCGTTAGCCATGCTTCAGAGGTACTTGGAGAAGGTTTCAAAAACGATTAA